The following are encoded together in the Glycine soja cultivar W05 chromosome 5, ASM419377v2, whole genome shotgun sequence genome:
- the LOC114411171 gene encoding protein MAIN-LIKE 2-like: protein MAETGQCGGHVRLQWLRDVYQRRCQMQHWTAAARTYLLHLLGCTLFANKSATHVHVSHLQAFRDLTIAGWYAWGAAGLVHMYDQLNDAIAECNADPDYDEVSPHACRWIVTKKTVKKVSTATYRQRLDRLRIPNVCWIYEHLDALLRPSDSSR from the exons ATGGCCGAGACAGGACAATGTGGTGGACATGTACGCCTGCAGTGGCTGCGAGACGTATACCAGCGCAGATGTCAGATGCAGCACTGGACAGCTGCCGCTCGCACTTATCTTCTACATCTTttgggttgcactctttttgctaataaaagTGCAACCCATGTTCATGTCTCACACTTACAGGCGTTCCGTGACCTCACTATTGCTGGGTGgtatgcatggggagctgctGGCCTCGTCCATATGTACGATCAACTTAATGATGCCA TTGCGGAGTGCAATGCTGATCCGGACTACGACGAGGTGTCACCACATGCGTGTCGGTGGATTGTGACGAAGAAGACTGTGAAGAAGGTATCTACAGCGACGTACAGGCAGCGCCTAGATCGTCTGAGGATCCCAAATGTCTGCTGGATATACGAGCACTTAGACGCACTACTCAGACCATCTGACAGCAGTAGGTGA